From one Carcharodon carcharias isolate sCarCar2 chromosome 39, sCarCar2.pri, whole genome shotgun sequence genomic stretch:
- the nat14 gene encoding N-acetyltransferase 14: MPPMEHSKLKFREMLETETEIVMEMLKDGSRETENRLLLYAMTRPAALLLMAVGSSALRFALSSFVAALLAPVLCAAALLRLALRRRARPPRARPWVAVYDGEDVCGCAAFDPRPGGLPGPPAAELCRLAVSRWHRRSGVATFLLARFEDWARAHGYRRATLRVDLVNRAAIALFEKHGYKPSPGGGVGVRLCSSISIEYAKDL; encoded by the exons ATGCCTCCTATGGAGCACAGTAAATTGAAATTTCGGGAAATGctggagacggagacggagattGTCATGGAGATGCTGAAG gatggttccagggagaCGGAGAACCGCCTGCTCCTCTACGCCATGACGCGCCCGGCAGCCTTGCTCCTGATGGCCGTGGGCAGCAGCGCCCTCCGCTTCGCCCTCAGCTCCTTCGTCGCCGCCCTCCTGGCCCCTGTCTTGTGCGCCGCCGCCCTGCTCCGGCTCGCCCTGCGCCGCCGGGCCCGGCCGCCCCGCGCCCGCCCCTGGGTGGCCGTCTACGACGGCGAGGACGTCTGCGGCTGCGCGGCCTTCGACCCCAGGCCGGGGGGGCTCCCCGGCCCGCCGGCGGCGGAGCTCTGCCGCCTGGCGGTGAGCCGCTGGCACCGGAGGTCGGGGGTCGCCACCTTCCTGCTGGCCCGCTTCGAGGACTGGGCCCGCGCCCACGGGTACCGGCGGGCCACGCTCCGGGTCGACCTGGTCAACCGGGCCGCCATCGCCCTCTTCGAGAAGCACGGGTACAAGCCCAGCCCGGGCGGAGGGGTGGGAGTTCGTCTCTGCTCCAGCATCAGCATCGAGTACGCCAAGGACTTGTGA